One stretch of Planococcus sp. PAMC 21323 DNA includes these proteins:
- the flgK gene encoding flagellar hook-associated protein FlgK has translation MVSTFHGLELGKRGLSVGQASIATTGQNIANVNTKGYSRQQVNSSASKSVDIWTNSGANSGQLGTGVNLDSITRVRDQFLDQQYRDQSGNLGQWEAKQATLDRLETVINEPSDTGLNSAMDQLWNAWQDLGNEPNNLSAQAVVKERAQAFIEVAQTMDTSMVNLKEDLVQQSQGAISEANEYLKEIADLNTSILRSGSQSNDLRDKRDTAVEGLSKLMSVKIKEEVDGSYSIKLKSTDAELVTKSQFDKIIYTDDSVQNKAYGGKLAGLSQSLEIAEKYHEEFKAVTESFVKANGISATGGIDNPLFVGDSANFNITNITVNDTMKNPKAPSTMESGSETAKQSFRKLVSKLGAESQSSTNAVTNHETTLLATENRRQSVTGVSLDEEMANLIKYQHSFNAAARLVSMTDQILDTIINRMGS, from the coding sequence ATGGTTTCTACTTTTCACGGATTAGAATTAGGAAAACGCGGGTTATCCGTTGGCCAAGCGAGCATTGCGACGACTGGACAGAATATCGCCAACGTCAATACAAAAGGCTATTCACGCCAGCAAGTAAACTCAAGTGCTTCCAAATCGGTTGATATATGGACAAATAGTGGAGCAAACTCCGGTCAACTGGGAACAGGTGTTAATCTAGATTCGATTACTCGAGTTAGAGACCAATTTCTCGATCAACAATATCGTGACCAATCTGGGAACTTAGGGCAGTGGGAAGCAAAGCAGGCGACCCTTGATCGACTTGAGACCGTGATTAACGAACCGAGCGATACTGGCTTAAATTCAGCAATGGATCAACTATGGAATGCTTGGCAGGATTTAGGAAACGAACCAAACAACTTGTCCGCGCAAGCAGTTGTCAAAGAACGCGCGCAAGCTTTCATAGAAGTTGCTCAAACAATGGATACATCGATGGTAAATTTAAAAGAAGACCTAGTTCAACAATCTCAAGGAGCAATTTCAGAAGCCAATGAATATTTAAAGGAAATTGCCGATTTAAACACTAGTATTCTTCGTAGCGGAAGCCAATCAAATGATTTGCGAGATAAGCGAGACACAGCAGTTGAAGGATTATCGAAATTAATGTCAGTAAAAATTAAAGAAGAAGTTGATGGTTCTTACAGTATTAAGTTGAAATCGACAGATGCCGAATTGGTTACAAAAAGTCAATTCGACAAAATCATATATACAGATGACAGTGTTCAAAACAAAGCATACGGAGGCAAGCTAGCGGGTCTAAGTCAATCATTGGAAATTGCCGAGAAATATCATGAAGAATTTAAGGCAGTAACAGAAAGTTTTGTTAAGGCTAATGGTATATCAGCAACAGGTGGTATAGACAACCCGCTGTTTGTTGGGGACTCTGCCAATTTTAATATCACGAATATAACTGTCAATGACACGATGAAGAATCCCAAAGCGCCTTCTACAATGGAAAGTGGTTCAGAAACTGCTAAACAAAGCTTCCGTAAGTTAGTTAGTAAACTTGGTGCCGAAAGCCAATCTTCAACTAATGCGGTTACTAATCACGAAACGACTTTGCTAGCAACTGAAAATCGTAGACAGTCAGTGACAGGTGTATCACTTGATGAAGAAATGGCTAATTTGATCAAATATCAACATTCATTTAATGCAGCAGCTCGCCTGGTTTCGATGACAGACCAAATATTGGATACCATTATCAATCGTATGGGTAGCTGA
- a CDS encoding flagellar basal body-associated FliL family protein has product MKKFKNILIILVLALAIGGGGAFFFLKKPVSSEDAPLTAEELVELSIDTDTITTNLASVGSFAVVQFNIALNNKKAKEETEKRTSEVRAAVISTIAGFQKEELISKEGIESLEKQLTLKLNDMLEKGKVERVLVTEFKVQ; this is encoded by the coding sequence ATGAAAAAATTCAAGAACATTTTGATTATCCTTGTTTTAGCGCTAGCAATTGGGGGCGGGGGAGCTTTTTTCTTTTTAAAGAAACCAGTAAGTTCAGAAGATGCTCCGTTGACTGCAGAAGAATTAGTAGAGTTAAGCATTGATACAGACACAATTACTACTAACCTAGCATCTGTTGGTAGTTTCGCAGTTGTTCAGTTCAATATCGCATTAAATAATAAAAAAGCAAAAGAAGAAACAGAGAAGCGTACTTCAGAAGTGCGAGCGGCTGTTATTTCTACAATTGCTGGTTTTCAGAAAGAAGAATTGATTAGCAAAGAAGGTATTGAGTCACTAGAAAAACAACTAACACTAAAGTTAAATGACATGCTTGAAAAAGGAAAAGTTGAACGAGTATTAGTTACAGAATTTAAAGTGCAATAA
- the flgM gene encoding flagellar biosynthesis anti-sigma factor FlgM has translation MNIDKTNSSSFIQSYQKMQVAPAAKTKSLQKEDELQISNEAKAMFEKNASVDIERQEKIQLLKAQVASGEYQVDAGKVADKVHQFWFDK, from the coding sequence ATGAATATCGATAAAACAAATAGTTCTTCCTTTATTCAATCTTATCAAAAAATGCAAGTAGCTCCGGCAGCTAAAACAAAGTCGTTGCAAAAAGAAGATGAGCTACAAATTTCAAATGAGGCGAAAGCGATGTTCGAAAAAAATGCCAGTGTGGACATTGAAAGACAAGAGAAAATCCAGCTGTTAAAAGCGCAAGTGGCATCTGGTGAATACCAAGTAGATGCAGGAAAAGTAGCCGATAAAGTTCATCAATTTTGGTTCGATAAATAA
- the flgC gene encoding flagellar basal body rod protein FlgC gives MGLFTGFNISSSGLTANRLRMDVVSANIANANTNRAELVDGEWMPYRRKTVELSQSGTSPFANQLQSAINRGNTGVTGVKASGIKEDQTPFTLRYDPEHPDAGEDGYVRMSNVDPLQEMVDLMSATRSYEANVTALNASKSMFMKALEIGK, from the coding sequence ATGGGCTTATTTACGGGCTTTAATATCAGTTCGTCAGGGCTGACAGCAAACCGCCTTCGGATGGATGTTGTATCTGCCAATATTGCCAATGCCAACACAAATCGCGCCGAGTTAGTAGACGGCGAATGGATGCCTTACCGCCGAAAAACGGTGGAATTGTCTCAAAGCGGCACATCACCTTTTGCTAACCAATTGCAATCTGCCATTAATAGAGGAAATACGGGTGTGACGGGTGTCAAAGCTTCAGGAATTAAGGAAGATCAAACGCCTTTCACATTAAGATATGATCCAGAACATCCAGATGCCGGAGAAGATGGATATGTCCGCATGTCCAATGTCGATCCGCTTCAAGAAATGGTGGATTTGATGTCAGCAACTCGTTCATATGAAGCAAACGTCACCGCATTAAACGCATCAAAAAGTATGTTCATGAAAGCTTTAGAAATCGGGAAGTAA
- a CDS encoding flagellar protein FlgN, whose product MLNLVVNTLDELISIQKQLIRYAERKQTVLIERKVDELTELVKEEAKLVKQLGQLEDERQQLVADVLEEHPGLTFSQFAEQIPDEQVKQELHLQLKTLQMLLTELQAKNKTNETLLEDSMSFVQHMITEVTKSKQQHFNYQSPLDQKKSQTNNQGFFDTRA is encoded by the coding sequence ATGCTGAACTTAGTAGTAAATACGCTGGACGAATTGATCAGCATACAAAAACAGCTTATCCGTTATGCCGAACGCAAGCAGACGGTGTTGATCGAACGAAAAGTCGATGAACTAACAGAGCTTGTGAAAGAAGAAGCAAAGCTGGTTAAGCAGCTTGGCCAATTGGAAGACGAACGGCAACAACTCGTGGCCGACGTATTGGAAGAGCACCCTGGACTGACATTCAGCCAGTTTGCCGAACAAATTCCAGATGAACAAGTAAAACAAGAGCTTCACTTACAATTGAAAACTTTACAAATGCTTTTAACCGAGCTTCAAGCGAAAAACAAGACGAATGAAACACTACTTGAAGACTCGATGAGCTTTGTTCAACATATGATTACTGAAGTGACAAAGTCTAAGCAACAGCACTTCAATTATCAGTCACCGCTAGATCAGAAAAAATCACAAACAAACAATCAAGGCTTTTTTGATACAAGAGCTTAG
- the flgL gene encoding flagellar hook-associated protein FlgL — protein MRVTQQMLQQNSIRNMNQNLSRFEKMNNQVSTGKLLHRPSDDPNGVSKSMSLKSSLVANEQFERNTGAAKLWMEETDQNINATVNVMQRVRELGVQSNNDTLSDSDRNAIAAEIEQLTEQVREFANTKVNGNYLFNGQQTDQAPYPQSDSYLTTTFAVNPKTISIGDKVTIEVSVTPDKLFGNAGDSNNLFTTLNDMVNSLKSNGKVDLEKIDAGIERLLTVSAENGGRQNRVEAVENRLLDSNLELKSMLSKLQDVDYAEAIIKLKSEESVYQASLAATSKIIQPSLMDFLR, from the coding sequence ATGAGAGTTACGCAACAAATGCTCCAGCAAAATTCGATTCGCAACATGAATCAAAATTTGAGTCGATTTGAAAAAATGAACAATCAAGTTTCGACTGGGAAATTGCTTCATCGTCCGTCCGATGATCCTAACGGTGTCAGTAAATCAATGAGTTTAAAAAGTTCATTAGTTGCCAATGAGCAGTTTGAAAGAAATACTGGGGCGGCAAAATTATGGATGGAAGAAACAGATCAAAATATTAATGCAACAGTTAATGTTATGCAGCGGGTAAGAGAACTTGGCGTTCAAAGCAATAATGATACCTTGTCCGACTCAGACCGAAATGCAATTGCTGCAGAGATCGAGCAATTGACAGAACAGGTAAGAGAATTTGCTAATACGAAAGTAAATGGTAATTACTTGTTTAATGGGCAGCAAACAGACCAAGCGCCGTATCCGCAATCGGATTCCTATCTTACAACGACGTTTGCAGTTAATCCAAAAACTATTTCTATCGGAGATAAAGTGACAATTGAAGTCAGTGTTACACCGGACAAGTTGTTTGGGAATGCAGGAGATTCAAACAATTTATTCACAACGTTAAACGACATGGTAAATAGTCTTAAGTCTAATGGAAAAGTCGATTTGGAAAAAATCGATGCTGGTATTGAACGATTACTGACCGTCTCAGCAGAGAATGGTGGGCGCCAGAATAGAGTAGAGGCAGTAGAAAATCGGCTATTAGATAGCAATCTTGAACTAAAATCAATGTTATCAAAATTGCAAGATGTCGATTATGCTGAAGCAATTATTAAACTAAAGAGTGAAGAAAGTGTTTACCAAGCAAGCCTCGCTGCCACATCAAAAATTATCCAACCAAGTTTAATGGACTTTTTGAGGTAA
- a CDS encoding flagellar hook-basal body protein, whose product MNIQMNTASNTMSELQKKLDLISNNIANVNTNGYKRQEASFSDALVLSLEKQVGQKNEVGRITPYGLRIGAGAILSQTAVRNDQGSVKQTDRPLDFMIQGESAYFRIESDGNTLYTKDGSFQVQPILNSPQVSLVTANGDAVLGANNQPIVFDADFDNIHLNGRGALEISYKDPDKQPTEIQMGLAQINRQSSLAKVGENKFRLTGTEAEQIANGNLQLINLSQPNDGSIQIKQNALEMSNVDLTDEMTELITTQRLFQSQGRAISYADDMMGLVNTIKG is encoded by the coding sequence TTGAATATCCAGATGAATACAGCCAGTAACACGATGAGCGAATTACAAAAAAAACTAGATTTGATTAGCAATAATATCGCGAACGTCAACACCAATGGTTACAAACGACAAGAAGCTAGTTTCTCAGATGCACTTGTCTTGTCTCTCGAAAAACAAGTGGGTCAAAAAAATGAAGTTGGACGAATTACGCCTTACGGTTTGCGCATTGGTGCTGGTGCAATTCTTTCACAAACAGCTGTCCGCAATGATCAAGGTTCCGTTAAACAAACCGATCGACCACTAGATTTTATGATTCAAGGAGAATCTGCTTACTTCCGTATTGAATCAGATGGCAATACCCTTTATACAAAAGATGGATCTTTCCAAGTACAACCAATTTTGAATTCTCCACAAGTGAGCTTAGTAACAGCGAATGGGGATGCGGTATTAGGCGCGAATAACCAACCGATTGTATTCGATGCTGATTTTGACAATATCCACTTAAATGGACGTGGCGCTTTGGAGATTTCTTATAAAGACCCAGACAAGCAACCGACTGAAATCCAAATGGGTCTGGCACAAATTAACCGACAAAGTTCACTAGCAAAAGTCGGTGAAAATAAGTTCCGCCTAACAGGTACGGAAGCTGAACAAATTGCGAACGGCAATTTACAACTTATTAATTTGTCACAACCAAATGATGGATCTATCCAAATTAAGCAAAATGCTTTGGAAATGTCCAATGTCGATTTGACTGACGAAATGACCGAATTGATCACAACTCAACGCCTGTTCCAATCACAAGGAAGAGCCATTTCTTATGCAGACGATATGATGGGCTTAGTTAATACAATTAAAGGATAA
- the motA gene encoding flagellar motor stator protein MotA — protein MDKTSWIGVIMGFVVLIGGMILKGSNPIALYNPAALVIIFAGTVACILVAFPMEEVKKIPSFFKVIFGEDKMVTVKELIPMFTGWATLARKEGLLSLEEKADAVEDPFLQRGLKMIVDGQSQEYIREMMEEEIAAMEERHELGAKIFSQAGTYAPTLGVLGAVIGLVAALGHLDDVALLGKSISAAFIATLFGIFSGYVLWHPFANKLKRKSEKEVKMKMIMLEGLLSIQCGLPVRTVEEKLLTYLSAKDRIFDAEPEVREKEGVRVEA, from the coding sequence GTGGACAAGACATCTTGGATAGGAGTCATCATGGGATTTGTCGTGTTGATTGGTGGAATGATCTTAAAGGGTTCTAATCCAATCGCTTTATATAACCCGGCGGCATTGGTAATTATTTTTGCAGGGACGGTCGCCTGTATCCTCGTTGCTTTCCCAATGGAAGAGGTTAAGAAAATTCCGAGTTTTTTCAAAGTAATCTTTGGTGAAGACAAAATGGTAACGGTTAAAGAACTGATTCCCATGTTTACTGGCTGGGCTACATTAGCTAGAAAAGAAGGATTACTTTCACTGGAAGAAAAAGCAGATGCGGTTGAAGATCCATTTCTACAGCGGGGACTAAAAATGATTGTTGATGGACAGTCTCAAGAATATATCCGTGAAATGATGGAAGAAGAAATTGCAGCTATGGAAGAGCGCCATGAATTGGGAGCGAAGATTTTTTCGCAAGCTGGAACATATGCGCCAACACTCGGCGTACTAGGAGCAGTTATTGGTTTAGTTGCTGCCTTAGGACACCTAGATGATGTGGCTTTGTTAGGTAAGTCTATTTCAGCAGCTTTTATCGCTACATTGTTTGGGATTTTCTCGGGATATGTACTATGGCATCCTTTCGCCAACAAACTCAAGCGGAAATCCGAAAAAGAAGTGAAAATGAAAATGATTATGCTTGAAGGATTATTATCTATCCAATGTGGACTTCCGGTCCGAACTGTAGAAGAAAAACTATTAACTTACTTGTCAGCAAAAGATCGAATTTTTGATGCAGAACCAGAGGTACGAGAAAAAGAAGGTGTTCGCGTTGAAGCGTAA
- the fliE gene encoding flagellar hook-basal body complex protein FliE, protein MEKISGIQTPFIQNQLFNNVKPENKVEGFGQVLKDALKEVSAAQNESDKLTNQLITGEVQDVHEVMIASQKASLSLQMTMQVRNKVVEAYQEVMRMQV, encoded by the coding sequence ATGGAAAAAATTAGCGGGATTCAAACGCCTTTTATTCAAAACCAATTGTTCAATAATGTGAAACCTGAAAATAAAGTGGAGGGATTTGGACAAGTACTGAAAGATGCTTTAAAAGAAGTAAGTGCAGCACAAAACGAATCCGATAAATTGACTAACCAGTTGATAACGGGAGAAGTGCAAGACGTCCATGAAGTCATGATTGCTTCGCAAAAAGCCAGTTTGTCATTGCAAATGACGATGCAAGTACGCAATAAAGTGGTTGAAGCATACCAAGAAGTTATGAGAATGCAAGTATGA
- the motB gene encoding flagellar motor protein MotB, with protein MQNQRYEKKKVFALKRKKKHEEHVDEAWLLPYADILTLLLALFIVLFAASEVDSRKFLAISSSFNSELQGGTGVLENEAPVESIEPTKPLQDLKTEDPIEKDEIEILEKEDQEELEEFKKRIDRYIDEKGLSPKLKTELTSKGLMLTITEGVLFQSGKSDIVEQSRTIAKEISELLTTDTPRMIYIEGHTDNVPTGTMEFPSNWELSSARAITFMKILLENKELDPRKFSATGYSEYHPIASNDTKAGRAKNRRVEVLISPYQEETKD; from the coding sequence ATGCAGAACCAGAGGTACGAGAAAAAGAAGGTGTTCGCGTTGAAGCGTAAAAAAAAACACGAAGAACATGTGGATGAAGCTTGGTTACTGCCATACGCTGATATTTTAACATTATTATTAGCTCTTTTTATTGTGTTATTTGCAGCAAGTGAAGTAGATTCTAGGAAATTCCTAGCAATTTCTAGTTCATTTAATAGCGAGTTGCAAGGTGGGACCGGAGTTTTGGAAAACGAAGCACCAGTTGAAAGTATAGAACCAACCAAGCCGCTGCAAGATTTGAAAACTGAAGATCCTATAGAAAAAGATGAAATCGAAATCTTGGAGAAAGAAGACCAAGAAGAGTTAGAAGAGTTTAAGAAAAGAATTGATCGTTATATAGATGAAAAAGGACTCTCGCCAAAACTTAAAACAGAACTTACGTCTAAAGGGTTAATGTTAACGATTACTGAAGGTGTTCTATTTCAATCAGGAAAATCCGATATAGTTGAACAATCTAGGACAATTGCTAAAGAGATTTCTGAATTATTGACTACAGATACGCCGCGAATGATTTATATAGAAGGCCATACCGATAACGTTCCAACTGGAACAATGGAATTCCCAAGCAATTGGGAGTTAAGTTCAGCTAGAGCTATTACATTCATGAAAATTCTTCTTGAAAATAAAGAACTAGATCCGCGAAAGTTCAGCGCTACCGGATACAGCGAATACCATCCCATTGCTTCAAATGATACGAAAGCAGGGAGGGCGAAAAATCGCCGTGTAGAAGTGCTGATCTCCCCTTATCAAGAAGAAACTAAAGACTAA
- a CDS encoding flagellar hook-basal body protein: MFRGLYTATSGMMANNRQQQVLTNNLSNANTPGFKEDQTVFRAFPKQLIQAIENSKKGTIVPQNIGSLTTGVYTQEGIPSFLQGPLKETGNQTDVALLDELLPTNPETQQKGSMVFAVAAEDGEVRYTKNGSFAVDTQGFLTTSDGFAVLGENLQPIQVGSSDFTVQDNGEILLANGTQENRLWVGYSENPQQFVKEGQNLLRWTGNPEAAPQFIDNVDLLDGTPSFMKQGFIEQSNVDLTKTMTDMMTTYRGFESNQKVIQAYDRSMEKAVNEIGRV, translated from the coding sequence ATGTTTCGTGGATTATATACTGCTACATCAGGCATGATGGCAAATAATAGACAACAACAAGTATTAACGAATAATCTTTCAAATGCGAATACTCCTGGATTTAAAGAAGATCAAACTGTTTTTCGCGCTTTTCCTAAACAATTAATTCAAGCAATTGAAAACAGCAAAAAAGGTACAATAGTACCACAGAATATCGGTTCTTTAACTACTGGAGTGTACACGCAAGAAGGAATTCCATCTTTTCTTCAAGGTCCTTTAAAAGAAACGGGAAATCAGACAGATGTGGCATTGCTAGATGAGTTATTGCCAACAAATCCTGAGACCCAACAAAAAGGTTCGATGGTATTTGCGGTAGCTGCAGAAGATGGCGAAGTGCGTTACACAAAAAATGGATCGTTTGCTGTCGATACCCAAGGCTTTTTAACAACGAGCGACGGTTTTGCTGTTTTAGGTGAAAACTTACAACCAATCCAAGTGGGGTCTTCCGACTTTACAGTACAAGATAATGGTGAAATTCTTTTAGCTAATGGCACACAAGAAAATCGCTTATGGGTTGGGTATTCAGAAAATCCTCAACAGTTTGTAAAAGAAGGACAGAATCTTTTACGTTGGACCGGCAATCCTGAAGCAGCTCCTCAATTTATCGACAACGTCGATTTACTTGATGGAACACCGAGCTTTATGAAACAAGGGTTTATCGAACAATCGAATGTGGATTTAACAAAAACTATGACAGACATGATGACGACATACCGCGGATTTGAATCTAACCAAAAAGTAATTCAAGCCTATGATCGGAGCATGGAAAAAGCCGTCAATGAAATCGGACGCGTATAA
- the fliF gene encoding flagellar basal-body MS-ring/collar protein FliF, giving the protein MKEKFSTYKLKMSESWTSFSPVTKWSVIGSFFITLIILGVFVFFSNQSNFSVLYSDLTPAEAGEIKTAIEAQAIPVEVSSDGKTISVPEEHLANLKVSLAAEGIPKNGNVNYGTFSENMGLGMTDRHFDVVERDAMQNELAYLIKQIDGVTEANVMITLPKENIWITDEEQTSTASIVVKGDSTLQLDQKQINGLYHLISKSVPSLPPDQIVIMDQNGQVFEVQDENQLDTNLSVYQQHREIQKGIEQDIQRELQQMLGLLLGQDKVVVSVMTNIDFTKEKREEQLVEPVDVENNEGLDISVERIIETYSSEGVVIEDAAGTGETEIANYPGLDGAGNSESERTEERINSEVNRINRQIEMSPYVIDDITINVGVEPPIADNPASLSQENITDISNLLKNTVSTSLSMSGVDANEMALDDRISVFATEFQGRPEIEDEKPEVRFFKDIPNNLLMVIGAAAVLLMVIIISVSMLVLRRKRKRKEEVEEYDYEGFEAALAKSNQKDLEDIDLTSFASKSSPKQKTIEKLAQGRPEDFAKLLRTWMADD; this is encoded by the coding sequence ATGAAAGAGAAGTTTTCAACATATAAATTAAAAATGAGTGAATCGTGGACCAGTTTTTCTCCTGTAACAAAATGGTCTGTTATTGGCTCATTTTTTATCACCTTAATTATTCTTGGCGTCTTTGTTTTTTTCAGCAATCAATCGAATTTTTCCGTATTATATTCCGACTTGACGCCAGCTGAAGCAGGAGAGATCAAAACAGCCATCGAAGCTCAGGCCATACCGGTAGAAGTGTCGAGTGACGGCAAAACGATAAGTGTGCCAGAAGAACATTTGGCTAATCTGAAAGTGAGTTTAGCTGCAGAAGGCATTCCGAAAAACGGGAATGTCAATTACGGTACATTTAGTGAAAACATGGGGCTTGGTATGACCGATCGTCATTTTGACGTGGTTGAGCGAGATGCTATGCAAAATGAATTGGCGTATTTGATCAAGCAAATTGACGGGGTAACAGAAGCGAATGTCATGATTACGTTGCCAAAAGAAAATATTTGGATCACAGACGAAGAGCAAACTTCGACTGCTTCTATTGTTGTGAAAGGCGATTCGACGCTGCAATTAGACCAAAAGCAGATTAACGGTTTGTATCACTTGATCAGTAAATCTGTTCCAAGCTTACCGCCAGATCAAATTGTTATTATGGATCAAAATGGTCAAGTGTTTGAAGTGCAAGATGAGAACCAGTTAGATACGAATTTATCTGTTTATCAGCAGCACCGTGAAATTCAAAAAGGCATTGAGCAAGATATTCAGCGTGAATTGCAACAAATGCTTGGTTTATTGCTTGGACAAGATAAAGTCGTCGTGTCAGTTATGACAAATATCGATTTTACAAAAGAGAAGCGAGAAGAGCAATTGGTTGAACCGGTTGATGTTGAAAACAATGAAGGTTTGGATATTAGCGTGGAACGAATTATTGAAACCTATTCAAGTGAAGGTGTCGTGATTGAAGATGCTGCGGGTACTGGTGAAACTGAAATTGCAAACTATCCAGGTTTGGATGGTGCTGGAAACAGTGAATCTGAACGCACTGAAGAACGTATCAACAGCGAAGTAAATCGGATCAATCGTCAAATCGAGATGAGTCCATATGTGATTGATGATATTACGATCAATGTAGGGGTAGAACCACCAATTGCTGATAATCCAGCTAGTTTGTCTCAGGAAAATATTACGGATATCAGCAACTTATTAAAAAATACAGTGAGTACATCATTGAGTATGAGTGGCGTTGATGCAAATGAGATGGCACTTGATGATCGGATTTCTGTTTTTGCAACGGAATTCCAAGGGCGTCCAGAGATTGAAGACGAGAAGCCGGAAGTAAGGTTTTTTAAAGATATTCCGAATAATCTTCTGATGGTAATCGGTGCAGCTGCAGTTTTGTTGATGGTGATTATAATCAGTGTGTCCATGTTAGTACTTAGAAGAAAAAGAAAGAGAAAAGAAGAAGTGGAAGAATATGATTATGAAGGGTTTGAAGCAGCGCTAGCAAAATCAAATCAAAAAGATCTTGAGGATATTGATTTAACTAGTTTTGCATCAAAATCAAGTCCTAAACAAAAAACCATTGAAAAACTTGCCCAAGGAAGACCGGAAGATTTTGCTAAGTTGTTACGAACATGGATGGCAGATGATTAG
- the flgB gene encoding flagellar basal body rod protein FlgB has protein sequence MNIFPKSIESMEQALSAATLKQRVHSANIANVDTANYKSKKVDFQAALDTAISKQSLSSYKTNSRHVSFINESLVGTTRVVTNNSTQYNHDGNNVDMDVEMAELAKNQLWYNAVTERVNGKLNSLSSVINGGR, from the coding sequence ATGAATATATTCCCTAAATCAATTGAATCAATGGAGCAAGCTTTATCAGCTGCAACACTTAAACAGCGCGTTCATTCGGCAAATATTGCTAACGTGGATACAGCTAATTACAAAAGTAAAAAAGTTGATTTTCAAGCAGCTTTAGACACAGCGATCTCCAAGCAAAGTCTTTCAAGTTATAAAACAAATAGTCGCCACGTGTCGTTTATTAACGAATCGTTAGTAGGCACTACGCGAGTTGTGACTAACAATTCAACTCAATATAATCACGATGGCAATAATGTCGATATGGATGTAGAAATGGCCGAACTGGCGAAAAACCAATTATGGTATAACGCTGTGACGGAACGAGTCAACGGTAAACTCAACAGTCTCAGTTCAGTAATTAATGGAGGGAGATAA
- the fliS gene encoding flagellar export chaperone FliS — protein sequence MAIINPYQTYQQNSAMTASPQELTLMLYTGAVKFMKMAKRAMNDKNFEEKNTNIIKAQNIVQELRSTLNTDIDMSAGLEQMYEYMYNRLVEANMKNDIEALEEVETLMADMRNTWKQAMALAKK from the coding sequence ATGGCAATTATCAATCCGTACCAAACTTACCAACAAAACTCAGCAATGACCGCATCACCACAAGAACTGACGTTAATGCTTTACACAGGTGCTGTGAAATTTATGAAAATGGCAAAACGCGCAATGAACGATAAAAATTTCGAAGAAAAAAACACCAACATCATCAAAGCACAAAACATCGTCCAAGAACTGCGTAGCACATTAAACACAGACATCGACATGTCGGCAGGCCTTGAGCAAATGTACGAATACATGTACAACCGTCTGGTAGAAGCAAACATGAAAAACGATATAGAAGCATTAGAAGAAGTAGAAACACTTATGGCAGATATGCGCAACACATGGAAACAAGCGATGGCGTTAGCGAAGAAATAA